In the Enterococcus saigonensis genome, one interval contains:
- the fabD gene encoding ACP S-malonyltransferase, giving the protein MKTAFLFSGQGAQYTGMGKELYTSEKIVVETFDQASEVLGYDMAALCFDEANKEKLNQTEYTQPAILTVSVAFWRLLSAKGLVADAVCGLSLGEYSALVASGAIDFETAVALVAKRGYFMANAAPAGSGKMVAVMNTSSELIEQCCQKASAVGIVAPANYNTPQQIVIGGEVAAVDKACELLTEAGAKRLIPLNVSGPFHTALLETAAEKLGEELAKIDFSTPIIPVISNTTANIMPQNEIKSLLEQQVMSPVHFYESIATLKELEITQMVEIGPGKVLSGFIKKIDKTIATTRVEDSKTLNETIAFLANK; this is encoded by the coding sequence ATGAAAACAGCTTTTTTATTTAGCGGTCAAGGAGCGCAATATACTGGTATGGGGAAAGAATTATATACGAGTGAAAAAATTGTAGTGGAAACTTTTGACCAAGCTAGTGAAGTATTGGGCTATGATATGGCAGCGTTGTGTTTTGATGAAGCAAATAAAGAGAAATTGAATCAAACAGAATACACACAACCTGCAATTTTGACAGTTAGCGTTGCTTTTTGGCGTTTATTGTCGGCGAAAGGTTTGGTAGCTGATGCAGTTTGCGGTTTGAGCTTAGGAGAATATTCTGCTTTAGTTGCAAGTGGGGCAATTGATTTTGAAACCGCAGTCGCTTTAGTTGCAAAACGTGGTTATTTTATGGCAAATGCAGCGCCTGCTGGAAGTGGAAAAATGGTAGCAGTCATGAATACATCAAGCGAGTTAATTGAACAGTGTTGCCAAAAAGCAAGTGCAGTTGGGATTGTTGCGCCAGCTAATTATAATACACCTCAGCAAATCGTAATTGGCGGAGAGGTTGCGGCTGTTGACAAAGCTTGCGAATTATTAACTGAAGCAGGAGCGAAACGTCTAATTCCTTTAAATGTTAGCGGACCTTTTCATACGGCTTTATTAGAGACAGCAGCTGAAAAACTAGGTGAAGAATTAGCAAAAATTGATTTTTCTACACCAATAATACCGGTCATTAGCAATACAACAGCAAATATAATGCCACAAAATGAAATTAAATCGCTTTTAGAACAACAAGTGATGTCACCTGTTCATTTCTATGAAAGTATAGCTACATTAAAAGAATTAGAGATTACTCAAATGGTAGAAATTGGTCCAGGAAAAGTTTTGAGTGGTTTTATAAAGAAAATAGACAAAACAATTGCAACAACACGCGTGGAAGATAGCAAAACACTTAATGAAACAATTGCATTCTTGGCGAATAAATAA
- the fabZ gene encoding 3-hydroxyacyl-ACP dehydratase FabZ has translation MSVMTIEEIKEIIPHRYPFLLIDRIEELEAGKKVIAKKNVTVNEPFFQGHFPQEPVMPGVLIIEALAQAGAVALLSLPDFKGKIAYFGGIDKAKFRRKVVPGDTVMLEVEILKVKASAGIGKGIAYVDGKKAAEAELTFMIG, from the coding sequence ATGTCTGTGATGACAATTGAAGAAATCAAAGAAATTATTCCCCATCGTTATCCATTCTTATTAATTGATCGGATAGAAGAATTAGAAGCTGGAAAAAAGGTTATTGCGAAGAAAAATGTGACTGTCAATGAACCTTTCTTCCAAGGGCATTTCCCACAAGAACCCGTTATGCCAGGCGTATTAATTATTGAAGCTTTGGCACAAGCAGGAGCAGTTGCATTACTTTCTTTACCAGACTTTAAAGGAAAAATAGCATATTTTGGTGGTATTGATAAAGCGAAGTTTCGTCGTAAAGTCGTACCAGGGGATACAGTAATGTTGGAAGTTGAAATCTTAAAAGTTAAAGCTTCAGCTGGAATCGGCAAAGGTATTGCTTATGTTGATGGAAAAAAAGCTGCAGAAGCAGAATTAACCTTTATGATTGGATAG
- the fabT gene encoding fatty acid biosynthesis transcriptional regulator FabT yields the protein MDKDLETVNDYLVSVFNDILTIEESELQKSQFNDLSITEMHTIEAIGMYKKKTTSEVAKELSITVGTLTTAINRLVKKGYVERIRSEDDRRVVKLGLTKKGKLLFRVHQYFHRQMIKRVLSGMDSDEEATLLKALKNLHDFLQEYK from the coding sequence GTGGATAAAGATCTTGAAACAGTCAATGATTATCTCGTTAGTGTTTTCAATGATATTTTAACAATTGAAGAATCGGAGTTACAAAAATCCCAATTCAACGATTTAAGTATTACGGAAATGCACACGATTGAAGCTATTGGCATGTATAAAAAAAAGACTACTTCAGAAGTGGCAAAAGAACTTTCCATCACTGTGGGAACCTTAACAACAGCCATCAACCGATTAGTTAAAAAGGGATATGTCGAACGGATTCGTAGTGAAGATGATCGACGAGTTGTCAAACTCGGCTTGACAAAAAAAGGGAAATTGTTATTTCGGGTGCACCAATACTTTCATCGCCAAATGATTAAACGCGTTTTAAGTGGCATGGACAGTGATGAAGAAGCGACTTTATTAAAGGCTTTAAAAAATCTACATGATTTTTTACAGGAGTATAAGTGA
- a CDS encoding NAD(P)-dependent oxidoreductase, giving the protein MKIGFIGIGVMGHSMVSHLMNAGNEAYVYNRTKSKANRIVEQGAIWKDTPQAVAESADVVFSIVGYPKDVEEIYYGENGIFSADVKGKILVDMTTSTPSLAEKIAKTALEKEAQALDAPVSGGDLGAKNATLTIMVGGGKEAYEKVLPLFQTIGKTYALHGGPGKGQHTKMANQIMIAGTMTGMTEMLVYGEAAGLDLAKVIETVGGGSAANWSLSNYAPRILKKDYTPGFFVKHFIKDLKIALNEAEKMKLDLPATKEATRLYELLAEKGYENDGTQALIKLWWGN; this is encoded by the coding sequence ATGAAAATTGGTTTTATCGGTATTGGTGTTATGGGACATTCTATGGTGTCACATTTAATGAATGCGGGTAATGAAGCTTATGTTTATAATCGAACAAAAAGTAAGGCAAACAGGATTGTAGAACAAGGCGCTATTTGGAAAGACACGCCGCAAGCTGTTGCAGAAAGTGCGGATGTAGTATTTTCAATCGTGGGCTATCCAAAAGATGTAGAAGAAATTTACTATGGTGAAAATGGAATTTTCTCAGCTGATGTAAAGGGAAAAATTTTAGTTGATATGACGACAAGTACACCTTCTTTGGCAGAAAAAATTGCCAAGACTGCACTTGAAAAAGAAGCACAAGCACTAGATGCTCCAGTTTCTGGTGGTGATTTAGGAGCGAAAAATGCCACGCTGACCATTATGGTAGGCGGTGGGAAGGAAGCTTACGAAAAAGTGTTGCCACTTTTTCAAACGATTGGGAAGACCTATGCACTACATGGTGGTCCTGGTAAAGGACAGCATACTAAGATGGCTAATCAAATTATGATTGCCGGAACAATGACGGGTATGACAGAAATGTTAGTATATGGTGAAGCTGCAGGATTAGATTTAGCAAAAGTTATTGAGACTGTTGGCGGTGGTAGCGCCGCAAATTGGTCGTTATCTAATTATGCGCCACGAATTTTAAAAAAAGACTACACACCTGGTTTTTTTGTGAAACATTTTATTAAAGATTTGAAGATTGCATTAAATGAAGCAGAAAAAATGAAGCTTGATTTGCCAGCAACTAAAGAAGCAACGCGTTTATACGAATTATTAGCTGAAAAGGGTTATGAGAACGATGGTACGCAAGCTTTAATTAAGCTGTGGTGGGGAAACTAA
- a CDS encoding glycosyltransferase family 4 protein, with amino-acid sequence MKIGFFTDTYFPQVSGVATSIKTLKTELEKKGHEVYIFTTTDPNATGIEEDIIRMPSVPFVSFKDRRIVVRGMWYAYLIAKELELDLIHTHTEFGAGLLGKMVGKKLKIPVIHTYHTMYEDYLHYIAKGKVVRQSHVKYFSRLFANHTTGVVCPSERVIDTLRGYGVTSPMRVIPTGIELEKFERPDITTAMKKELRQELGISDDEIMLLSLSRISYEKNIQAIIHGLSAIVEELAQVRLVIVGKGPYTANLKELVDNLSLNDWVHFVGEVPNDEVALYYHAADYFVSASTSETQGLTYTEAMAAGTPLVVEGNDYLNNLIDDPSFGVTFASDDDFATTLVQYIHTGLQVDPKKLSAKLYEISATHFGEAMLDFYHDMIAYYANLSLEKETEPAMKKIKVKLYSFKRTSN; translated from the coding sequence GTGAAAATCGGGTTTTTTACAGATACTTATTTCCCGCAAGTCAGCGGGGTCGCAACATCGATTAAAACTTTAAAGACGGAGTTAGAAAAAAAGGGACATGAAGTTTATATTTTCACGACAACAGATCCAAATGCCACCGGTATTGAAGAAGATATTATTCGAATGCCCAGCGTTCCTTTTGTCTCATTTAAAGATCGCCGAATTGTTGTTAGAGGAATGTGGTATGCCTATTTAATTGCCAAAGAGTTGGAATTAGATTTGATTCATACTCATACTGAATTTGGTGCTGGACTATTAGGAAAAATGGTAGGAAAAAAACTAAAAATACCTGTAATCCATACGTATCACACCATGTATGAAGACTATCTACATTATATTGCTAAGGGGAAAGTGGTACGACAATCTCATGTGAAATATTTTTCTCGTTTATTCGCCAATCATACAACAGGAGTCGTGTGCCCAAGTGAACGCGTGATTGACACTTTAAGAGGTTATGGGGTAACTTCGCCAATGCGGGTAATTCCAACTGGGATTGAATTGGAAAAATTTGAGCGACCAGATATAACAACCGCGATGAAAAAAGAATTACGACAAGAATTAGGTATTTCTGATGATGAAATCATGCTGTTGTCTTTAAGTCGAATTTCTTATGAAAAAAATATTCAAGCTATTATTCACGGGCTATCAGCTATTGTTGAAGAGTTAGCTCAAGTTCGTTTAGTAATTGTTGGTAAAGGTCCTTATACTGCTAATTTAAAAGAACTTGTCGACAATCTTTCTTTAAATGATTGGGTTCACTTTGTGGGGGAGGTTCCAAATGATGAGGTAGCACTATATTATCATGCTGCAGATTATTTTGTCAGTGCGTCTACCTCTGAGACACAGGGTCTTACGTATACAGAAGCAATGGCTGCAGGGACACCGTTAGTGGTGGAAGGAAATGATTATTTAAATAATTTGATTGACGATCCTTCTTTTGGTGTAACTTTTGCGTCAGATGATGATTTTGCGACAACTTTAGTTCAATATATTCATACAGGCTTACAGGTAGACCCTAAAAAACTTTCTGCCAAATTATATGAAATTTCAGCGACGCATTTCGGCGAAGCGATGTTAGATTTTTATCACGATATGATTGCTTATTATGCTAATTTATCTTTAGAAAAAGAAACAGAACCTGCTATGAAAAAGATCAAGGTGAAATTATACTCATTTAAACGCACTTCTAATTAA
- a CDS encoding acyl carrier protein, producing MVFEKIQEIVAEELGKEKDEIQLTTNIQEDLEADSLDLFQIINEIEDEFDVKIETEEGITTVADLVKYVEAQKAE from the coding sequence ATGGTATTTGAAAAAATTCAAGAAATCGTAGCGGAAGAATTAGGTAAAGAAAAAGACGAAATTCAATTAACAACAAATATTCAAGAAGACTTAGAAGCAGATAGCTTGGATTTATTCCAAATTATTAATGAGATCGAAGATGAATTTGATGTAAAAATTGAAACAGAAGAAGGCATTACAACAGTTGCCGATCTTGTAAAATACGTTGAAGCACAAAAAGCTGAATAA
- the fabF gene encoding beta-ketoacyl-ACP synthase II — translation MNRVVITGYGVASPIGNDAQTFFNSLKEGKNGIGEITQFDASETGITVAAEVKDFPFDKYFIKKDAKRMDKFSLFGIYAALEAMAMSGLETEQMDVDRFGVMVSSGIGGLQTIQDQVIRMHDKGAKRVSPMFVPMSIVNMVAGNIALKVGAKGICTSTVTACASGTHSIGEAFRNIKHGYADVILAGGAEASINEIGISGFASLTALTNETDCNKASVPFDENRSGFVMGEGGGVVVVESLDHAQARGANILAEVVGYGANCDAYHMTAPNPDGSGAGKAMKLAMKEAGIKPNEVNYINAHGTSTPANDVAEAKAIQYGLGEFYKDVYVSSTKSMTGHLLGAAGGVEAIASILALQHQFIPPTINITKQDPAIDLNVVVNKAIKADLKYAMSNSLGFGGHNAVICLKRWEA, via the coding sequence ATGAATCGCGTAGTCATTACAGGTTATGGTGTTGCTTCACCAATTGGTAACGATGCTCAAACATTTTTTAATAGTCTAAAAGAAGGTAAAAATGGGATTGGAGAAATCACTCAGTTTGATGCGAGTGAAACGGGTATCACCGTTGCAGCAGAAGTAAAAGATTTTCCATTCGATAAGTATTTTATCAAAAAAGATGCGAAACGCATGGATAAATTTTCTTTGTTTGGTATTTATGCAGCTTTAGAAGCTATGGCAATGTCTGGTTTAGAGACTGAACAAATGGACGTGGATCGCTTCGGTGTGATGGTAAGTTCAGGGATAGGTGGTTTACAAACAATTCAAGATCAAGTTATTCGGATGCATGATAAAGGTGCAAAACGGGTATCACCGATGTTTGTCCCCATGTCAATTGTTAATATGGTAGCAGGAAATATTGCGTTAAAAGTGGGTGCTAAAGGAATTTGTACAAGTACCGTAACTGCCTGTGCTTCTGGAACACATTCGATTGGAGAGGCTTTTCGTAACATTAAACATGGTTACGCCGATGTTATTTTAGCAGGTGGTGCGGAAGCCTCAATTAATGAAATCGGAATTTCTGGGTTTGCTTCTTTAACAGCTTTGACAAATGAAACAGATTGCAATAAAGCTTCTGTTCCTTTTGATGAAAATCGCAGTGGCTTTGTAATGGGCGAAGGTGGCGGTGTGGTTGTTGTTGAATCGTTAGACCATGCACAAGCCCGGGGCGCAAATATTTTAGCAGAAGTTGTGGGTTATGGTGCAAATTGTGATGCATATCATATGACAGCTCCTAACCCAGATGGATCTGGTGCAGGAAAAGCAATGAAACTTGCGATGAAAGAAGCAGGTATTAAACCAAACGAAGTAAATTACATCAATGCGCACGGCACAAGTACTCCTGCTAATGACGTAGCTGAAGCCAAAGCTATTCAATACGGGTTAGGTGAATTCTACAAAGATGTCTATGTGAGCAGTACAAAGTCAATGACAGGACATCTATTAGGTGCTGCTGGTGGTGTAGAAGCGATTGCTTCAATTTTAGCTTTACAACATCAGTTTATTCCACCAACCATTAATATTACCAAACAAGATCCGGCAATTGATTTAAATGTTGTTGTCAATAAAGCGATCAAAGCAGATTTAAAATATGCTATGAGTAACTCATTAGGTTTTGGTGGTCACAATGCGGTGATTTGTCTAAAGCGTTGGGAGGCGTAG
- a CDS encoding MgtC/SapB family protein, translating to MHEYDLTAFEIIGRLSLAIIMGGAIGFEREYKSRPAGMKTHILVCVGAAIIALIQDEVASQTVEFAQQMPKLANVMTADQTRLVAQVVSGIGFLGAGTIIMTKQTVKGLTTAASVWAVAAIGIALGMGFYLISLTGFCSIMMALALVAYLVPLPKVRRLQVEIEHGDETIAYIKEYLTQQKIIVDASELKITRESTKANRKYLIMFTLTVPKDIDEDCLVYELSDNPDILMIQIIE from the coding sequence ATGCACGAATATGATTTGACTGCTTTTGAAATCATTGGCCGTTTATCTTTAGCAATTATAATGGGCGGTGCAATTGGATTTGAAAGAGAATACAAAAGTCGTCCTGCGGGCATGAAAACACATATTTTAGTTTGTGTCGGCGCTGCAATAATTGCTTTAATTCAAGATGAAGTTGCCTCTCAGACGGTTGAGTTTGCGCAACAAATGCCTAAATTAGCCAATGTAATGACTGCTGACCAAACTCGTCTTGTCGCGCAAGTGGTTAGTGGTATTGGTTTTTTGGGAGCTGGGACAATAATCATGACTAAGCAAACGGTCAAAGGACTTACAACTGCAGCCTCTGTTTGGGCAGTAGCAGCAATTGGGATTGCTTTAGGCATGGGGTTTTATTTAATTTCATTGACTGGTTTTTGTTCAATTATGATGGCTTTAGCTTTAGTAGCGTATCTTGTTCCATTACCAAAAGTAAGACGATTGCAAGTTGAAATTGAGCATGGGGATGAAACCATCGCCTATATAAAAGAATATTTAACGCAACAAAAAATTATTGTAGATGCTTCTGAACTTAAGATTACGCGTGAAAGTACCAAAGCAAATCGCAAATATTTGATTATGTTTACGTTGACCGTACCAAAAGATATTGACGAAGATTGTTTAGTATATGAACTTTCTGACAACCCGGATATTTTAATGATTCAAATTATTGAATAG
- a CDS encoding NAD(P)H-dependent flavin oxidoreductase — MKLTPVAIGDLSLEIPIIQGGMGIGVSLSRLAGSVAKNGGMGIISCAQIGFNHPLFERSPYKANMKAIEEQYKVAKSIAKDGIVGFNIMCATFKYEKYVKRCVEVGADVIISGAGLPIHLPELVAGSKTKIAPIVSSEKAAKVLLRTWAKRYNRTADFLVIEGPEAGGHLGFKYDGIETAIEKMDNEVKKIVAVTKEYSEKFKCEIPVFFAGGVYDRSDIDHYLSLGCAGVQMATRFVVTEECDAPKAYKERYLNARKEDIKIIKSPVGMPGRAIENEFTETIKTKQIPIEKCRSCLSFDHCDRKTIPYCITEMLLNSVTKNPDCGLVFAGSNVFKINEMTTVPNLMKELSE, encoded by the coding sequence ATGAAATTAACTCCAGTTGCAATTGGCGACCTAAGTTTAGAAATTCCAATTATTCAAGGAGGAATGGGGATTGGTGTTAGCCTCTCTCGCTTAGCAGGTAGTGTAGCAAAAAATGGCGGAATGGGGATTATCTCTTGTGCTCAGATTGGATTTAATCACCCTCTTTTTGAACGTTCCCCTTATAAAGCCAACATGAAAGCCATTGAAGAACAATATAAGGTAGCAAAAAGTATCGCCAAAGACGGTATCGTTGGTTTTAATATCATGTGTGCAACATTTAAATACGAAAAATATGTAAAACGTTGCGTTGAAGTTGGCGCTGATGTCATTATTTCTGGCGCCGGTTTACCAATTCACTTACCCGAATTGGTAGCTGGTTCAAAAACTAAAATTGCGCCAATTGTCTCTTCTGAAAAGGCAGCAAAAGTCCTCCTACGAACTTGGGCGAAACGGTACAATCGCACTGCGGATTTTTTAGTGATTGAAGGACCTGAAGCTGGCGGACATTTGGGATTTAAATACGATGGTATAGAGACGGCCATTGAGAAAATGGATAATGAAGTAAAAAAGATTGTAGCTGTCACAAAAGAATATAGTGAAAAGTTCAAATGTGAAATCCCGGTCTTTTTTGCTGGCGGTGTTTACGATCGTTCTGATATTGACCATTATCTTAGTTTAGGTTGTGCCGGGGTCCAAATGGCGACAAGATTTGTCGTAACAGAAGAATGTGATGCTCCAAAAGCTTATAAAGAACGCTACTTAAATGCGCGAAAAGAAGATATTAAAATTATTAAAAGTCCTGTTGGTATGCCTGGACGAGCGATTGAAAATGAATTTACTGAAACCATTAAAACCAAACAAATTCCAATTGAAAAATGTCGTAGCTGTTTATCATTTGATCATTGTGATAGAAAGACTATTCCCTACTGCATTACAGAAATGCTATTAAACAGCGTTACCAAAAATCCTGATTGTGGTTTAGTTTTTGCTGGCAGTAACGTTTTTAAAATTAATGAAATGACAACTGTTCCGAACTTGATGAAGGAATTGAGTGAATAA
- the accB gene encoding acetyl-CoA carboxylase biotin carboxyl carrier protein produces the protein MNISEIKDLLTQFDQSTLTEFDLKDNSFELYFNKNHQVRGQNVSTAEVSTQKVLTPHPANLGWDNESFDASTITPVSPSEDMKSEGTEIVSPLVGVCYLQSGPDQPAFKKVGDRVEKGEVLCIIEAMKVMNEIVSDVAGEIVQILVENEQVVEFNQPLFIVKEG, from the coding sequence GTGAATATTAGTGAAATTAAGGACTTATTAACGCAATTTGATCAATCTACATTGACAGAATTTGATTTGAAAGATAATAGTTTTGAATTATATTTTAATAAAAATCACCAAGTACGAGGTCAGAATGTTTCTACAGCCGAAGTTTCTACACAAAAAGTATTGACACCACACCCAGCAAATTTGGGTTGGGACAATGAATCTTTCGATGCTTCAACTATAACGCCAGTATCGCCTTCTGAAGATATGAAAAGTGAAGGTACTGAAATTGTTTCACCGCTAGTAGGTGTATGTTATTTACAGAGTGGTCCAGATCAGCCTGCTTTTAAAAAAGTTGGGGATCGTGTAGAAAAAGGGGAAGTTCTTTGTATTATTGAAGCGATGAAAGTTATGAATGAAATTGTTAGCGACGTTGCTGGCGAAATTGTTCAAATTTTAGTGGAAAATGAACAAGTTGTGGAATTTAATCAACCATTGTTTATTGTGAAAGAAGGTTAA
- a CDS encoding YkuJ family protein — MTSSQLVAIIRRLEAMTEATDNEIQVRRFEKEGVEKCTVTYDKSTETFELTETDTQQHYQFDNIDIVAMEIYDLIQ, encoded by the coding sequence ATGACAAGTTCACAATTAGTTGCCATTATCAGACGGCTAGAAGCGATGACTGAAGCAACCGATAATGAAATTCAAGTCCGCCGTTTTGAAAAAGAGGGCGTTGAAAAATGTACCGTGACTTACGATAAATCAACTGAAACATTTGAATTGACCGAGACAGACACCCAACAACATTATCAATTCGACAATATTGATATCGTGGCGATGGAAATCTATGATTTAATTCAATAA
- a CDS encoding beta-ketoacyl-ACP synthase III translates to MKKYGKITATASFVPSQIIKNNDLAKIMDTSDEWIKSRTGILERRMVTTEDTSDLCIGVAKKLLSKSNVTANEIDFIIVATMTPDFATPSVACMVQGAICANNALAFDLSAACSGFVYALSVAEKLIQTTAQKGLVIGGEVLSKSLDWQDRTTAVLFGDGAAGVLLEVSDVPMIKKEKLQADGTRGASLTSGYVNNSSPFADPKGQISPYLQMEGREIFDFATRDVVRAIDNLLEEDKDKIDFYLLHQANSRILDKVAKKLKVPRERFLQNMDRYGNTSGASIPLLLDEVVAAGIVRLDGTQNLVFSGFGGGLTWGVMQVTL, encoded by the coding sequence ATGAAAAAATATGGGAAAATTACAGCTACGGCTAGTTTTGTTCCGTCACAAATTATCAAAAATAATGACTTAGCAAAAATTATGGACACTTCTGATGAATGGATCAAAAGCCGAACAGGTATTTTAGAACGTCGTATGGTTACAACAGAAGATACCTCTGATTTATGTATTGGTGTTGCTAAAAAACTACTCTCAAAGAGTAATGTTACTGCTAATGAAATAGATTTTATTATTGTGGCAACCATGACGCCTGATTTTGCCACACCCTCTGTAGCATGTATGGTACAAGGGGCGATATGCGCTAATAATGCGTTAGCCTTTGATTTATCGGCGGCATGCTCTGGTTTTGTTTATGCATTATCGGTAGCAGAGAAATTGATCCAAACTACTGCGCAAAAAGGTTTAGTCATTGGTGGCGAAGTCCTTTCTAAAAGCCTCGACTGGCAAGATCGTACAACGGCAGTTTTATTTGGTGATGGAGCTGCAGGGGTTTTACTTGAAGTAAGCGACGTTCCAATGATTAAAAAAGAAAAGTTACAAGCTGATGGTACTAGAGGTGCATCTTTAACTTCTGGCTATGTGAATAATAGTAGTCCTTTTGCGGATCCAAAAGGACAAATTTCTCCTTATTTGCAAATGGAGGGTCGCGAAATATTTGATTTTGCAACACGCGATGTCGTAAGAGCAATTGATAATTTGCTAGAAGAAGACAAAGACAAAATTGATTTTTATCTTTTACATCAAGCGAATTCACGTATTTTAGATAAAGTAGCTAAAAAATTGAAAGTACCACGGGAGCGTTTTTTGCAAAATATGGATAGATATGGTAATACGTCTGGAGCAAGTATTCCACTTCTCTTAGATGAAGTCGTTGCGGCGGGGATTGTTCGTCTAGACGGCACACAAAACTTGGTGTTTTCAGGATTTGGCGGCGGTTTGACTTGGGGTGTCATGCAAGTAACGCTGTAA
- the fabG gene encoding 3-oxoacyl-[acyl-carrier-protein] reductase: MELKGKNVLITGSTRGIGWGIAEAFAKEGANIILNGRRPVPAKLIETIKENDVSCMGIAGDISDYTAAKNLLTEVEEQFGTIDILINNAGITNDKLLLRMSAEDFESVMKTNLSGTFNMTQLVLKKMLKKRCGAIINMSSVSGLIGNVGQANYAASKAGMIGFTKSVAREVAPRGITCNAIAPGFITTDMTEILSDKVKEQVTQNIPMQKFGTVADIAQAAVFLAKSPYITGQVINVDGGLVMHA, encoded by the coding sequence ATGGAACTTAAAGGGAAAAATGTCTTAATTACGGGTAGTACTAGAGGAATTGGCTGGGGCATTGCGGAGGCTTTTGCTAAAGAAGGGGCCAACATAATTTTAAATGGCCGGCGTCCAGTACCTGCAAAATTAATCGAAACAATTAAAGAAAATGATGTCTCTTGTATGGGCATTGCTGGTGATATCAGCGATTACACAGCAGCTAAAAATTTATTAACGGAAGTTGAAGAGCAGTTTGGAACAATTGATATTTTAATTAATAACGCTGGGATTACCAATGATAAATTATTATTGCGAATGTCAGCAGAAGATTTTGAGAGCGTGATGAAGACGAATTTAAGCGGGACTTTCAATATGACACAGTTGGTCTTGAAAAAAATGCTGAAAAAACGCTGCGGTGCAATTATTAATATGTCTTCTGTTTCTGGTTTAATCGGCAATGTCGGACAAGCCAACTATGCTGCAAGCAAAGCGGGAATGATTGGTTTTACCAAATCTGTTGCTAGAGAAGTTGCACCTAGAGGAATTACCTGCAATGCAATTGCACCAGGATTTATTACTACAGATATGACAGAAATTCTTTCTGATAAAGTTAAAGAACAAGTTACGCAAAATATTCCGATGCAAAAATTTGGTACTGTAGCAGATATTGCTCAAGCAGCAGTATTTCTAGCCAAAAGCCCCTATATCACTGGACAAGTTATTAATGTTGATGGTGGTTTGGTCATGCATGCTTAG